From the Halorhabdus utahensis DSM 12940 genome, one window contains:
- the sucC gene encoding ADP-forming succinate--CoA ligase subunit beta, translating to MRLHEYQAKRVFAEAGIPVPDATLATTVEEAVDAAGEIGFPVAIKAQVHVGGRGKAGGIKLAEDADEAREAATDILGMDLKGYTVDRVLVEQAVDFVNELYVGVTMDRGAGKPVAMVSTKGGVNIEEVAAENPDAIAREHVDPAYGLHPYQARKAVYDAGVDREVAGDVASILSTLYDLWDEKDGSDAEINPVMITDDDEVIAADAVFNVDDDALFRQSEIAQLEGETTDDDLEAMANEYGFDYVRLSGNVGIIGNGAGLVMTTLDLVDHYGGSPANFLDIGGGAKAGRVRNALEVVFADDNVDSVVFNIFGGITRGDEVARGINEALEEFDTIPNPVTVRLAGTNSVQGMEILNTDLVTVEETLEEAVQRAVADAEEVAQ from the coding sequence ATGCGACTCCACGAGTACCAGGCAAAGCGCGTATTCGCCGAGGCCGGGATTCCGGTCCCAGATGCAACTCTCGCGACGACCGTCGAGGAAGCGGTCGACGCGGCAGGAGAGATCGGCTTCCCGGTGGCGATCAAAGCACAGGTACACGTCGGCGGGCGGGGCAAGGCCGGCGGGATCAAACTTGCCGAGGACGCCGACGAGGCTCGGGAAGCGGCCACGGACATCCTCGGGATGGATCTGAAGGGCTACACCGTCGATCGCGTCTTGGTCGAGCAAGCGGTCGACTTCGTGAACGAACTCTACGTCGGCGTGACGATGGACCGCGGGGCCGGCAAGCCGGTCGCGATGGTCTCGACGAAGGGCGGGGTCAACATCGAGGAGGTCGCCGCCGAGAACCCCGACGCCATCGCGCGCGAACACGTCGATCCGGCCTACGGCCTCCACCCCTACCAGGCTCGCAAGGCTGTCTACGACGCGGGCGTCGACCGCGAGGTGGCCGGTGATGTCGCCTCGATCCTCTCGACGCTGTACGACCTTTGGGACGAGAAGGACGGCAGCGACGCCGAGATCAACCCCGTGATGATCACGGACGACGACGAGGTCATCGCCGCCGACGCCGTGTTCAACGTCGACGACGACGCGCTCTTCCGGCAGTCCGAGATCGCCCAACTGGAAGGCGAAACGACCGACGACGACCTCGAGGCGATGGCCAACGAGTACGGCTTCGATTACGTCCGGCTTTCGGGCAACGTCGGCATCATCGGCAACGGCGCGGGCCTGGTGATGACGACGCTCGATCTCGTCGATCATTACGGCGGATCGCCCGCGAACTTCCTCGACATCGGCGGCGGGGCCAAAGCTGGCCGCGTCCGCAACGCCCTGGAGGTCGTCTTCGCCGACGACAACGTCGACAGCGTCGTGTTCAACATCTTCGGCGGGATCACCCGCGGCGACGAGGTCGCCCGCGGTATCAACGAGGCCCTCGAAGAGTTCGACACGATTCCCAACCCGGTCACCGTTCGACTCGCCGGCACCAACAGCGTTCAAGGCATGGAGATACTCAACACCGATCTCGTGACCGTCGAGGAAACGCTCGAAGAAGCCGTCCAGCGTGCTGTCGCCGACGCCGAGGAGGTGGCACAATGA
- a CDS encoding DUF7139 domain-containing protein, translating into MSGDGPSSNTDAETPGGESRLVATYRRYVEADTSRPEIYSGFGLFFAGVTFGFVALVVFLYSGTAPAGTDRYWLLREIALVSGSLMVPAVTLAVVILLPVGRRTHAVSAIGTTICLVSILWFTRVYPWQWSEANDTSVISLYAVGVALLVGATGAALVAQYIDRATEQPTEGPQSGEADSATDDVSDEDVRADIDDAMADSSLTWGGVEAEPTTKRLEFDMPDAAEVGNVGDNVDAVTETRSAGGSVDDAVDGLRKLQGGEDATARTESPDDQVSALAAMREQQQADDDVETGVDRPGLLARLRERVVGLDGEGRLAALRRRLFD; encoded by the coding sequence ATGAGTGGGGACGGGCCATCGTCGAACACAGACGCAGAGACACCCGGCGGCGAGAGCAGGCTGGTTGCGACGTACCGGCGATACGTCGAAGCCGACACGAGTCGCCCGGAGATCTACAGCGGTTTCGGGCTGTTCTTCGCCGGCGTTACGTTCGGTTTTGTCGCACTTGTCGTGTTTCTGTACAGTGGAACCGCGCCTGCCGGGACCGACCGCTACTGGTTGCTGCGTGAGATTGCGCTCGTCTCCGGATCGCTCATGGTTCCTGCGGTCACGCTGGCGGTCGTTATCCTGTTGCCAGTTGGCCGTCGCACGCATGCAGTCAGCGCGATCGGGACGACCATCTGTCTGGTGTCGATCCTCTGGTTCACGCGGGTGTATCCATGGCAATGGAGTGAAGCCAACGACACCAGCGTAATCAGTCTCTATGCCGTTGGTGTCGCGTTGCTGGTGGGGGCGACCGGGGCGGCGCTGGTCGCGCAGTACATCGACCGCGCCACCGAGCAGCCGACCGAGGGTCCCCAGTCCGGCGAGGCTGATTCCGCGACAGACGACGTCAGCGACGAGGACGTTCGTGCGGACATCGACGACGCGATGGCTGACTCCTCGTTGACGTGGGGGGGCGTCGAGGCCGAACCGACCACGAAACGGCTCGAATTCGACATGCCTGATGCCGCGGAGGTGGGCAACGTTGGGGACAACGTCGATGCTGTCACGGAGACCAGATCCGCCGGTGGCTCCGTTGATGACGCGGTCGACGGGTTGCGAAAACTCCAGGGTGGCGAGGACGCGACGGCACGGACTGAGAGTCCGGACGATCAGGTCTCGGCGCTTGCCGCAATGCGCGAGCAACAACAGGCAGACGACGATGTCGAGACTGGGGTCGACCGCCCGGGCCTGCTCGCTCGCTTGCGAGAGCGGGTGGTTGGCCTCGACGGCGAGGGACGACTCGCGGCACTCCGGCGGCGACTGTTCGACTGA
- the sucD gene encoding succinate--CoA ligase subunit alpha, whose amino-acid sequence MSILVDEDTRVIVQGITGGEGEFHAEQMIEYGTNVVAGAVPGKGGQEVHGVPVYDTVDRAAREEDADASVVFVPPAFAADALFEALDAPLDVVVAITEGIPTQDVSEVYAELEDTDTHLVGPNCPGVITPGESKLGILPGNIFSEGSVGLVSRSGTLTYQIVDSLTERGIGQTTAVGIGGDPIVGTGFIDALELFEADPETEAVVMCGEIGGEDEEAAAEYIAEEMDTPVVGFIAGRTAPPGKRMGHAGAIVSGGGTGTAQSKIDALEAAGVEVGETPSDVADLVEDIA is encoded by the coding sequence ATGAGCATCCTGGTTGACGAAGACACTCGCGTCATCGTCCAGGGGATCACCGGCGGCGAGGGCGAGTTCCACGCCGAGCAGATGATCGAATACGGGACGAACGTCGTCGCCGGCGCGGTCCCGGGTAAAGGCGGCCAGGAAGTCCACGGTGTCCCCGTCTACGACACCGTCGATCGGGCAGCACGCGAGGAGGACGCCGACGCCTCGGTCGTGTTCGTCCCGCCCGCCTTCGCTGCGGACGCACTCTTCGAAGCGCTCGATGCACCACTTGATGTTGTGGTCGCGATCACGGAAGGCATCCCGACCCAGGACGTCAGCGAGGTGTACGCCGAACTCGAAGACACTGACACGCATCTGGTCGGACCGAACTGCCCCGGCGTGATCACTCCCGGCGAGTCGAAACTCGGCATCCTGCCGGGCAACATCTTCAGCGAGGGCTCGGTCGGACTTGTCTCGCGATCCGGCACCCTGACCTACCAGATCGTCGATAGCCTGACCGAACGCGGGATCGGCCAGACGACCGCCGTCGGCATCGGCGGCGACCCGATCGTCGGGACGGGCTTCATCGACGCGCTTGAACTGTTCGAAGCAGATCCGGAAACGGAGGCCGTCGTAATGTGCGGCGAGATCGGCGGCGAGGACGAGGAAGCGGCGGCCGAGTACATCGCCGAGGAAATGGACACCCCCGTCGTCGGGTTCATTGCGGGCCGGACCGCCCCGCCGGGCAAGCGCATGGGGCACGCGGGCGCGATCGTCTCCGGCGGTGGCACGGGGACAGCACAGAGCAAGATCGACGCCCTGGAGGCCGCGGGCGTCGAAGTCGGCGAGACGCCGAGCGACGTCGCCGACCTGGTCGAAGACATCGCCTAG
- a CDS encoding protein kinase domain-containing protein, which produces MANANDTRDPFETVQSVIDEPAAGADQLPYLIGLLDEDDPAVRLASAFALCLIALAEPDTVTYIAGRLSDRLDGDIAEVEFAFAYLATRFPRRFDDGLMEAPTGHRDRPAERTEAGGNAPADDVGRVRPPNSGFDPRNVDSNRSVIDPADPQRHDDPAREQLGGGSNLTGHDESDSAGATGGERMTTTERQRWNQLFERLSEIVEYSRFEELMMLSGQHRGRYADVARVLTVDEGVERALALRLFHRPPSDELGSFEEELCAALDRWQGIDAHPNIATVHDWNATPQPWAATDLYETTLADRVTPVDPSVAISIGIDIADALAHAHRHGVIHGGLDPRTIGLPGITDEQATGSGAALINVGLLEVYRFHVTPASCLDPRYAAPEYYDRQFGRIDHTTDVYHLGAVLYRLLTGRPPFLGEFETIREDVMSAAPPIPSLVVDVPDDIDSVITKAMAKRTLRRYETINDLRQDLVRVHDELTGREGDGSERP; this is translated from the coding sequence ATGGCGAACGCCAACGACACCCGCGATCCGTTCGAGACGGTCCAGTCAGTCATCGACGAGCCTGCAGCCGGGGCGGATCAACTCCCATATCTGATCGGCTTGCTCGACGAAGACGATCCGGCCGTGCGGCTCGCCAGCGCGTTCGCACTGTGTCTGATCGCGCTCGCCGAGCCTGACACGGTGACGTACATCGCCGGTCGACTGTCCGACCGCCTCGACGGGGATATCGCGGAAGTCGAGTTCGCCTTTGCATACCTCGCAACGAGGTTTCCCCGACGGTTCGACGATGGACTCATGGAGGCACCGACAGGTCACCGTGACCGGCCGGCCGAGCGCACGGAGGCGGGCGGGAACGCACCCGCTGACGATGTCGGGCGGGTCCGCCCACCGAACAGTGGCTTCGACCCGCGAAACGTCGACTCGAATCGAAGCGTCATCGATCCCGCGGATCCACAGCGCCACGACGACCCCGCTCGCGAGCAGCTGGGTGGTGGATCGAACCTCACCGGGCACGACGAGTCGGACTCGGCAGGTGCCACTGGGGGCGAGAGGATGACCACGACCGAACGCCAGCGATGGAATCAACTGTTCGAGCGACTTTCGGAGATCGTCGAGTACAGCCGCTTCGAGGAACTGATGATGTTATCGGGCCAGCACCGCGGCCGGTATGCCGACGTGGCCCGCGTCCTGACTGTCGACGAGGGCGTCGAGCGTGCACTTGCGCTGCGGTTGTTCCACCGCCCACCGTCGGACGAACTCGGGTCCTTCGAGGAAGAGCTCTGTGCGGCACTCGACCGGTGGCAAGGGATCGACGCGCATCCCAACATCGCAACGGTCCATGACTGGAACGCCACGCCCCAGCCCTGGGCCGCGACCGACCTCTACGAGACGACCCTCGCCGATCGCGTTACCCCGGTCGATCCTTCCGTGGCCATATCGATCGGGATCGACATCGCCGATGCGCTCGCACACGCCCATCGACACGGCGTGATCCACGGCGGGCTCGATCCGCGCACGATCGGGCTTCCCGGGATCACTGACGAGCAGGCGACGGGGTCAGGGGCGGCACTCATCAACGTCGGCTTGCTCGAGGTCTACCGGTTTCACGTCACGCCGGCCTCGTGTCTCGACCCGCGATATGCGGCTCCCGAGTACTACGACCGCCAGTTCGGCCGGATCGATCACACGACCGACGTCTACCACCTCGGGGCCGTCCTCTATCGGTTGCTTACGGGTCGGCCCCCGTTTCTCGGCGAGTTCGAAACCATCCGCGAGGACGTCATGAGCGCGGCCCCGCCCATCCCCTCACTCGTGGTCGACGTACCCGACGACATCGACAGCGTGATCACCAAGGCGATGGCCAAGCGGACGCTCCGGAGATACGAAACGATAAATGACTTGCGACAGGATCTGGTGCGTGTGCATGACGAACTGACCGGCCGTGAGGGTGACGGAAGTGAGCGGCCGTGA
- a CDS encoding glycerophosphodiester phosphodiesterase, translating to MRCIAHRGFAGLYPENTLTAVRQAAAQADMIEVDVRRCASGELVVFHDETVDRLTDETGAVAEYTAAELADMDIDGSGEGVPELSAVLEAVPPDVGLDLELKESGLIEDVREAVKGADVDVWLSSFDTDVVARATETTDVPVVLIVDDASEAAIERAAGLGCAGIAPHWRLIDFALIERAHRSDLAVYAWPINDIDRAASLQKMDVDGIVAEEPTACTGD from the coding sequence ATGCGCTGTATCGCTCACCGTGGCTTCGCTGGGTTATATCCCGAAAACACCCTGACAGCGGTCCGGCAGGCGGCTGCGCAGGCGGACATGATCGAGGTCGACGTCCGACGATGCGCCTCGGGAGAACTGGTCGTCTTCCACGACGAGACTGTCGACCGCCTCACCGACGAGACTGGCGCGGTTGCGGAGTACACGGCCGCCGAACTCGCCGACATGGACATCGACGGGTCCGGGGAAGGGGTTCCGGAGCTGTCCGCGGTGCTCGAAGCCGTGCCGCCAGACGTGGGCCTGGATCTCGAGCTCAAGGAGTCGGGTCTGATCGAAGACGTACGGGAAGCCGTCAAGGGGGCAGACGTCGACGTCTGGCTCTCGTCGTTCGACACGGACGTGGTCGCGCGGGCGACAGAAACGACGGACGTTCCGGTCGTCTTGATCGTCGACGATGCCTCCGAGGCCGCGATCGAGCGGGCGGCGGGTCTCGGCTGTGCGGGAATCGCCCCCCACTGGCGTCTCATCGATTTTGCACTGATCGAGCGGGCGCATCGCTCGGATCTGGCAGTCTACGCCTGGCCGATCAACGACATCGACCGTGCAGCGTCGCTCCAGAAGATGGACGTTGACGGGATCGTCGCCGAAGAACCGACCGCCTGTACCGGCGACTAG
- a CDS encoding bacteriorhodopsin, which translates to MIEVGITLWFTLGTLGMALGSVGLAYGFVTLSSDRHREYADVVVVTLIATVAYGLMALGIGEVSTASGAELFVPRYVDWLLTTPLHVVFIALIAGAGRRLIAKAAALQAATIVLGFLGAVFATPLKELFFIAGSLAFVGVVYLLVVEAAETATHRDDVTAGLYRKLRNFVIVLWLVYPVIWLLAPTGYGFMDNETASLVITYIDVVAKVGFGLIALNGLQTLESFDVSDATGYGAGED; encoded by the coding sequence ATGATCGAAGTCGGCATCACGCTCTGGTTCACGCTCGGCACGCTCGGCATGGCGCTCGGGAGCGTCGGCCTCGCCTACGGGTTCGTCACCCTGTCGAGTGACCGACATCGCGAATACGCCGACGTCGTCGTCGTGACGCTGATCGCGACGGTCGCCTACGGGCTGATGGCCCTCGGAATCGGCGAGGTTTCGACGGCGAGCGGGGCGGAACTCTTCGTCCCGCGGTACGTCGACTGGCTGTTGACGACGCCGTTGCACGTGGTCTTCATCGCACTCATCGCCGGGGCCGGGCGACGACTGATCGCGAAAGCCGCGGCGCTGCAGGCGGCGACGATCGTGCTCGGATTCCTCGGTGCAGTGTTCGCGACGCCGCTGAAGGAACTGTTCTTCATCGCGGGTAGCCTGGCGTTCGTCGGCGTCGTCTACCTGCTCGTGGTCGAGGCCGCCGAGACCGCAACGCACCGCGACGACGTGACCGCGGGGCTCTACCGAAAGCTCCGGAACTTCGTGATCGTGCTCTGGCTGGTCTACCCGGTCATCTGGCTGCTCGCGCCGACTGGCTACGGGTTCATGGACAACGAAACCGCGTCGCTGGTCATCACGTACATCGACGTGGTGGCGAAAGTTGGCTTCGGCCTGATCGCGCTCAACGGCCTCCAGACGCTCGAATCGTTCGACGTCTCCGACGCCACCGGGTACGGGGCCGGCGAGGACTGA
- a CDS encoding 3-hydroxyacyl-CoA dehydrogenase family protein, whose protein sequence is MDVAILGTGVVGRRFARASFFCTARAGHTDESTDRSPSEPVTTDSGDPDTTEQFPTVTLYGVDATAVMDTVDVLEETFRERGNPGPADHLERLDGTTDLETAVGDADVAIETRSADLETVRHRLAGVEEGLDDQTILAIHTDVAEPTAAAAALENPERAIGLSIVDGGKARTHNAQSPSGNGDREVIEIVRADQTDDATVDSVSGFLDGLGWTSVVVNDAPGYVSDRLQLALEAEAMRAVEAEVATPAAIDDLVETGFGHAMGPLAAADRAGLDNRLETLEELAVELGERFEPPAILRAKVQAGQLGEKTGSGFREWDDDQPVDETVGTES, encoded by the coding sequence ATGGACGTTGCGATCCTCGGTACGGGTGTGGTGGGGCGTCGATTCGCCCGGGCGTCGTTCTTTTGCACAGCACGCGCCGGACACACTGACGAGTCGACGGATCGATCGCCGTCGGAACCAGTTACGACAGATAGCGGCGACCCTGACACCACCGAGCAGTTCCCGACTGTCACGCTGTACGGGGTCGATGCCACAGCGGTGATGGACACTGTCGACGTGCTCGAAGAGACCTTTCGGGAACGTGGGAATCCGGGGCCAGCCGACCACCTCGAACGACTGGACGGCACAACCGATCTCGAAACGGCCGTCGGCGATGCGGACGTCGCCATCGAAACACGGTCGGCCGATCTCGAAACCGTCCGCCATCGCCTCGCCGGCGTCGAGGAAGGTCTCGACGATCAAACAATCCTCGCGATCCACACCGACGTCGCCGAACCCACAGCCGCGGCAGCCGCGCTCGAAAATCCGGAGCGCGCGATCGGCCTCTCGATCGTGGACGGCGGTAAGGCCCGAACCCATAATGCACAATCGCCCTCTGGGAACGGAGACCGGGAAGTCATCGAGATCGTCAGAGCGGACCAAACCGACGACGCCACCGTCGATTCGGTGAGTGGGTTTCTCGACGGTCTCGGATGGACCTCTGTCGTTGTAAACGACGCTCCCGGGTACGTCTCCGACCGGCTCCAGCTCGCCCTCGAAGCCGAGGCGATGCGGGCCGTCGAGGCGGAGGTTGCCACCCCCGCAGCGATCGACGACCTCGTCGAGACGGGATTCGGCCACGCGATGGGGCCGCTGGCCGCCGCCGACCGGGCCGGACTGGATAATCGCCTGGAAACACTCGAAGAACTCGCCGTGGAACTCGGCGAGCGCTTCGAGCCACCGGCGATCCTCCGGGCGAAAGTTCAAGCCGGCCAACTCGGCGAGAAAACTGGCTCCGGGTTCCGCGAGTGGGACGACGATCAGCCGGTCGACGAAACAGTCGGGACCGAAAGCTGA
- a CDS encoding methyl-accepting chemotaxis protein has translation MPEKRTGVLPSFVRERYTARLGVALAFAVVIMIAFGGVISAQTSGELRTDVEDDLTTQSNAQADQLETWLSAVEGDVRTTTKLPIFGSGTVDQIDRELEAMIANGDVPANVVAVHYLDTAEMEFLVSSSDTMEGVDPAEQGAAFATDPPTFTSPDEVYISQPFSVPIVDHPIVAAISPIEGAEDRALVYMIDLESRAAALSTSGATSTIVVDENGQYVAHPNTSKILEPYDGPAIETANATNGSFLRQGDTVMGMTTMGTRGWTVLTQQPAEAAYALSAQINSDLLGLVLLAIINLGLIGVTIGSNTALSLRRLANRASEMGGGDLDVDLTTQRSDEIGTLYRSFAEMRDSLRRKIDEAETAQDEAETARQEAEAERAEMEALSSHLEAKAEAYSDVLDRVADGDLTQRVDPDSDNDAMRTVGEELNIALEALETTVADVEAFAEDVSRSSDSVRRNADRVGEASRQVSQSIDEIFDGASEQSERLQDIAAEMETLSASAEEVASSAQEVAQTSQQAAEVGETGRRAAEDAIEEMHAIEEETERTRQAINDLDSDLDEIGEIVDVITEIVEQTNMLAINASIEAAHSNGGEGFAVVADEVKNLAEETKDAAGDIEARIEQIQDQAGETVETMEATSERMAAGVETVTETVDSLETIVERAETADQGIQEIDAATEDQAETAQQVMAMVDDLTAISQQTVTEADTVATAADEQTDSIAEVTTSAGDLLDRADELQSLLDRFTVEQTATDGGTGRISGGDAA, from the coding sequence ATGCCAGAGAAACGTACCGGAGTCCTCCCGTCGTTCGTGCGCGAGCGGTACACCGCACGGCTCGGGGTGGCCCTCGCGTTCGCGGTCGTCATCATGATCGCGTTCGGTGGCGTCATCAGCGCCCAGACGTCGGGTGAACTCCGCACCGATGTCGAGGACGACCTGACGACACAGTCGAATGCACAGGCCGACCAGCTCGAAACGTGGCTGTCAGCCGTCGAAGGTGACGTCCGGACGACCACGAAGCTACCCATATTCGGATCGGGAACCGTCGATCAAATCGATCGGGAACTCGAGGCCATGATCGCGAACGGCGACGTTCCTGCAAACGTGGTCGCCGTCCACTATCTCGACACGGCCGAGATGGAGTTTCTGGTGAGTTCGAGCGACACCATGGAGGGTGTCGATCCGGCTGAACAAGGTGCGGCGTTTGCGACGGATCCGCCGACGTTCACCAGCCCGGACGAGGTCTACATCTCCCAGCCGTTCTCGGTGCCGATCGTCGATCACCCGATCGTGGCAGCCATCTCGCCGATCGAGGGCGCGGAGGACCGCGCGCTCGTCTACATGATTGATCTCGAATCCCGGGCGGCAGCCCTCTCGACGAGCGGAGCCACGTCGACCATCGTGGTCGACGAGAACGGGCAGTACGTGGCCCATCCAAACACGAGCAAGATCCTCGAACCATACGACGGCCCGGCGATCGAGACGGCCAACGCGACCAACGGCTCGTTCCTCCGTCAGGGAGACACTGTCATGGGGATGACGACGATGGGGACTCGCGGCTGGACAGTACTGACCCAGCAGCCCGCCGAGGCAGCCTATGCCCTCTCGGCGCAGATCAATTCCGATCTACTGGGCCTGGTGTTGCTCGCGATCATCAACCTGGGACTGATCGGCGTCACTATCGGTTCGAACACGGCCCTCTCCTTGCGCCGGCTTGCCAACCGCGCGAGTGAGATGGGCGGGGGCGACCTCGACGTCGACCTGACGACCCAGCGTTCAGACGAGATCGGGACGCTCTATCGGTCCTTCGCGGAGATGCGCGATTCCCTCAGACGGAAGATCGACGAGGCCGAAACGGCACAGGACGAGGCCGAAACAGCCAGGCAGGAAGCCGAGGCCGAGCGAGCGGAAATGGAGGCCCTCTCGTCGCATCTCGAAGCGAAGGCGGAGGCCTACAGTGACGTGCTCGACCGCGTCGCCGACGGCGATCTGACCCAGCGTGTCGATCCGGATAGCGACAACGACGCGATGCGAACGGTCGGTGAAGAACTCAATATCGCGCTCGAAGCCCTCGAAACGACCGTCGCGGACGTCGAAGCTTTTGCCGAGGACGTCTCCCGATCGAGTGATAGCGTTCGTCGGAACGCCGACCGCGTCGGCGAAGCCAGCCGACAGGTCAGCCAGTCGATCGACGAGATCTTCGACGGCGCAAGCGAACAGAGCGAACGGCTCCAGGACATCGCCGCAGAGATGGAAACGCTCTCGGCGTCCGCCGAGGAGGTCGCCAGTTCCGCCCAGGAAGTGGCCCAGACGTCCCAGCAGGCCGCCGAAGTCGGGGAAACCGGTCGGCGGGCCGCCGAGGATGCGATCGAGGAGATGCACGCCATCGAAGAAGAGACCGAACGGACGCGCCAGGCGATCAACGACCTCGATTCGGACCTAGACGAGATCGGCGAGATCGTCGATGTCATCACCGAGATCGTCGAGCAGACGAACATGCTTGCGATCAACGCCTCGATCGAAGCCGCCCATTCCAACGGCGGCGAAGGCTTCGCCGTGGTCGCCGACGAGGTCAAGAACCTCGCCGAGGAGACCAAGGACGCGGCCGGTGACATCGAGGCACGGATCGAGCAGATCCAGGACCAAGCCGGTGAGACTGTCGAGACGATGGAAGCGACGAGCGAGCGGATGGCCGCCGGTGTCGAGACGGTGACCGAGACAGTCGATTCCCTGGAGACGATCGTCGAGCGGGCTGAGACAGCCGATCAGGGCATCCAGGAGATCGACGCTGCGACGGAAGACCAGGCCGAAACGGCCCAGCAGGTCATGGCGATGGTCGACGACCTGACGGCGATCAGCCAGCAGACGGTCACGGAGGCAGACACCGTCGCCACGGCGGCCGACGAACAGACGGATTCCATCGCGGAAGTGACGACGTCGGCCGGCGACCTCCTGGATCGGGCGGACGAACTCCAGTCGCTGCTCGATCGGTTCACCGTCGAACAGACAGCGACAGACGGTGGCACTGGGAGAATTTCAGGAGGTGATGCCGCATGA
- a CDS encoding disk-shape morphogenesis protein volactin, whose translation MAKGLDVGTMNLLSARQEGDETVFVQQRNSFVEIDYSDMADQMLSRSDVLHIRKDDQVYIVGDDALNFANIFNEETRRPMQAGILSSDEKSAIPMIKLITEQVVGDPQYPSERLFFSVPADPIDDDTSTLYHQKTVESLLSDMGYDPEPINEGMAVIYSELADKEFTGLGISFGAGMTNVCLSYYAVPVMKFSIARGGDWIDEKAAQATGTPVDKVTSVKEEDFALDFETDVGGIEGALSIYYDNLLDYVIENIINEVDEEDIEEGLDVPVVVTGGTSTPDGFEELFAERLAEADLPFSIQGVDRAENPLYSVAQGALVAARSEEERDGTATAAAASAEDADEAEAEAEAENDD comes from the coding sequence ATGGCAAAGGGACTTGACGTGGGGACGATGAACCTTCTGTCCGCCCGACAGGAAGGTGACGAGACCGTCTTCGTACAACAGCGCAACTCGTTCGTCGAGATCGACTATAGCGACATGGCCGATCAGATGCTGTCTCGGAGCGACGTATTGCACATCCGCAAGGACGATCAGGTGTACATCGTCGGGGACGACGCGCTCAACTTCGCGAACATCTTCAACGAGGAGACGCGCCGGCCGATGCAGGCTGGGATCCTCTCGAGCGACGAGAAGTCGGCGATCCCGATGATCAAACTCATCACCGAACAGGTGGTCGGTGATCCCCAGTATCCGAGCGAGCGACTGTTCTTCTCGGTGCCGGCCGATCCGATCGACGACGATACGTCGACGCTGTACCACCAGAAGACCGTCGAGTCGCTGCTCAGTGACATGGGCTACGATCCCGAACCGATCAACGAGGGGATGGCGGTCATCTACTCGGAACTGGCCGACAAGGAGTTCACCGGGCTGGGCATCAGCTTCGGGGCCGGCATGACCAACGTCTGCCTGTCGTACTACGCCGTGCCGGTCATGAAGTTCTCGATCGCTCGGGGTGGCGACTGGATCGACGAAAAGGCCGCCCAGGCGACCGGGACGCCCGTCGACAAGGTCACCTCGGTCAAGGAGGAGGACTTCGCGCTGGACTTCGAGACCGACGTCGGCGGGATCGAGGGCGCGTTGAGCATCTACTACGACAACTTACTCGATTACGTCATCGAGAACATCATCAACGAGGTCGACGAGGAGGACATCGAGGAGGGGCTTGACGTCCCAGTCGTCGTCACCGGCGGGACCTCGACGCCGGATGGCTTCGAGGAACTGTTCGCCGAACGGCTCGCAGAGGCGGACCTGCCGTTCTCGATTCAGGGGGTCGACCGCGCCGAGAATCCGCTTTACAGCGTCGCCCAGGGCGCGCTGGTGGCAGCCCGCTCGGAGGAAGAGCGCGACGGCACGGCGACGGCCGCCGCTGCGTCTGCCGAGGATGCGGACGAGGCCGAGGCCGAGGCGGAAGCCGAGAACGACGACTGA